The window aattaatacattaaaataacattcaaaattaaatgagaattaataaatgacaCTTAAAAAACACTTACAACAAgtgatatttcatatttttctggTTTCAAGTCAGTAAATACAAAGTGCAATATATCTTCTGCTATAATATCAATACCAGAGAGTGTTCCTAAATTTGTCAACCAACATGACAAACTTTTATAAACAGCAATtctaacatttttaaatggcTTACTACCACTAATTGTTTCTTGAGTAGAATCAAATTTATCAGTCCACTTGAGAGTTTGACGATATAACTTGAGAATTTTAACACCATAAGGAACAATCTCATGACGAAAACCATTAATAAATGCATCAAGAATCATCATTAAGTTGACATGAATCTTGGGCAAACTCAATAACagcaattgatttttaaatgaactatcattttgtaaattttctggACTAATTGCTAGACCACGACATAAAAGTTTCAAGACATCATTTGGACTGACTGAATTTTTTCCAGCACATCCACTAAAATTCatagaaaaacaattgatattaataaatcaattttttcaaattataaattaaactaaCATACCGTAACATGGTgactaaataaatacaaagatTTTCAAATCTTTTTTCAAGCTCATTGTAATGATCAATGACATTGTCATTTGATATATCTGATAGCTCAAGATGTGCCCAAATATCAACACTGTCAAGTTGAAGAATACCAGAAAATAATTCATccataattaaatgaatactgtttataattaatgctTGATTATAAAcccaacaattatatttaattttatttgatactggtttaaatgatttatcagttGCTCTAGCTAATAATGCATAACATTTAGCACCAGCAttaacaagattttttttatctgaatcAATTAAtggtaatataatttttttaattgttgattgtaatttttcagttggttctttgtaataatataacattGTTGCAATTAAATGTAAACTAGCAccacattcattttttttttctaaatttgatattaataaaattacttgctTGACTGTTTGCattgatatttgtttttgtatttcttgaatttctttacatggtattattaataatgacaatgtTTGACAAGCAAGAGTTATATCTTTAACAGTACTTTGGCTATTTTCAAGAACTTGAATAACTTTTGTTATCCATAATGAagcatattttattaaaatatcctTTGAACATTTTGGTATAATGTTAATGAGTAGGGTAAAACCTTGTGAACGTGTTACTGATTGATTTAAACGTGTGTTTATTAAacttattattgaatttaaaatgctGTCAAtctgaaaaagataaataaataaataaataatttatttgtttatatattattggaGCAACATGTGATGATTATTGAGGTTAGCTTACTTCTTGCTTTTTTATTGGCAAATCAGAATTGactgtcaatatatttttaataaatatatcacactgttgattattttgatccaatgaattcaataaattaattacttttgCCATTGTTATTAactatattttgtttatactacacgtgttgtttttttagcaactttcttaaacaaaaaaaaaaaatagctttgaaaaaaaagtaggtattaaaaaaattctacttaCCGACACAAAATAATAGTCGATAACTTTTCAACGAGATGGCGCTACGAATCCAAAATGGCCGCGCCTTTGTTAGAGAGAAAACTTGTGTCGTTCAGTGTCGTGACTTTTTACGCTtatatttgcaataataattgttaaacaattataaattgttgataaatcgattaattaaattattctgaacagattgtgatataaattatcgTGAACTTTTGTGAAATTTGCCCAAAATTAATGGACATGTCAAAGCTTTGGCTGAGACAgctattaatttgttaaataatggACAAATAACATGTaaatatcatgtttttttattgttattaattatttagcgCTTAAACAAACATAGTTACGTACTTTTTATcacattttatcataaattttgacaaaaaaacaaaattaattttcgagGTTAGGTTgtcatttataagaaaaagttaaatatttattgtagcaataataattgttaaataattgcaaattatcatttaatcgatcaatttaattgtttcaaaCAGGTTGtgctataaattttttctgaattttgtgaaatttgacaaaaattaatgaacatgTCAATGACGTTGAAGCTGACAAAGGAAAATCTTTATTTGGCAAACAAAGGACAAATGGTATGTAAATATCGTGTGTTttcattgtaattaattatttaacgcataaacaaacataattacgtggttttttttaaataattaggtcaaaataaaattgatagatTGAGCTTcggttttcattttttacaaaaacaatgaacttatcaatttatttataaataattataaataattgttatacaTAACATTGTTATGCAATTCttattatataacaattatttttttttattattaacattaaaaaaatagagaaatgttttaatattaattttccttTGTTTGAGTCagtttttttgtctttgtcattttttattttgtcagtgTTTAGTGctcatttatttactttaggACTAAATTTTTTGCCGTCTATTTGttagtttattattgatttatctatttttcatacatttattatttatttatttattcatttaccataaactcaataatatcaatttcattaaattttttttcttgtcatttATTActtctgtttaaaaaaaaatttataacataatacttatccaatatttttattgtttacagATGACAAAAAGTGTGGCTGAAACGTCCAATGTGTTGATGTAATTAATCAAACATAATTATTGAAACtggtaccaaaaaaaaaaatgactaaattaaattgtcattgGAGCAAAAATCATTTTGGAGTACAGTgagttattttatatcattttttaacaataaaagtaGTCTTAAATTTATCCGATAATAATTTCgtaatttattgttacagttgcatcaaatttatccatggaaaaattatttattttgctaattcatgtgaaataaaatatatacaagctTCAATGATGAAGAAAAGAAAGCTACTGCACTATTTAACACACTTGAGACAACTGAGGCTGTATTTATgcttaaatataatatgaaaaataccaAGTGAATGATGTTAATGTTAAAAGTGTCACAAGACACATTGACTTTAGTTTGTGTAATCAAGtgctttaaaaattaagtgaattgtttataaactatttgattattcaataatCATGAAATGATTTTAAACTGATACACTCAAATCACTTGCAAAAAAATGCATCAAGACCATTCTTATGATATTATGCTTCAACAATGATGAATCtctgataatgaaaaattattctttaattattgTGAAGTTCAACTCTTTAACTGAATTTACAAATAAGTGGGTTTAAATAAATCTCAACATTTAAAGACCATGACATGGTGCTGAGATGATTGATATTTATGCTCTTGCTAATGTACCactaattgttgttattggtgGACATttgcttgttgttgttgttgagctttatcaatgtttatggaaattttctttgataaacCGCTGTCATTGCTCACAAATGAACCACTTGTTGATCTCTTTAGAGTATCAAGAAAAAACTGCCTCTACTGAAAAGAATGTAAGAAAAATTCACAATAGCTGACTCAAGATCTTCttttcaaattgataaatagttttaaaataataataaattattttgaaattataataatattgaaaagtgAATTATCAAGCAAATaagaacaaaatattaaaaataatttattataaaaattactttatataaaaaaaagaaaactgaactaatttataaactataataaaaattcttctGCGGTGATAGTTAGTGATAGTGATAGTGaaaagtgtttttaaaaaatgttgtgGTGAAAAGCAGAGAAAAGTGTGATCATAGAACCTGTATAATGCTAATCAGATGAATTCATCATGAACCACTACATGGCCTTGCTGATCAGAAAGGATCATCATGAATTAGCTGTACATGGCGTTGATGCAAAGATGAACATCTACTAAAAAGGTAggattttatttgattaataattgtattgatATAATTGGATTTATGATCTTCTTTAAACTCTATGATACTCCGTAATATATTCTTCAAGtcattttgctttttttttactttgatctATGTATTACATATGTGATAATCCCCATGATATTGATTAGATGATGCGTATCGTTATGGTTATCATGTACatcattgtatataaaaataccaagtatagttttttattattattattaaatccaTTGAAGTTTGCTGCATTGAGCGcaacattatattttattttcgttataatgattttataacgtcatattttaaaattttgaatattattgctaatcattttttttttttttatttactatgcAAGTCTTAGATAATTCATTTTAgcatcatataaatattaaaagaatacatatttttttaggcCACacagtattaataattaatacatcatagataattgataaaatttaaaagaaaaaataaaaattatcatcaacataattataattttttgatttaattattcttgaaatattattatcatctataTTGTCATCCTCGCGATGaattattcattcaaattttacatgaaaaaagataaatactaattaattttaatttttattaataataatttatgtaattttacgtaatattgaaaaaaaaagaaataatttaggtttctttatctttaaaatttgAGTATATAAACTCATGAAATTATTGACGATGCATTAGTTACTTTTTGTTGTTTCTTAATTAAATACttgattattaacattattttcaataatgagtatcaaatttaaaatgattttgtttctttttttttatataactacTGTAACTAACGCTCAAGTAAgttgtattataaaataatttaatttaaatatattttttaaaaaaatagttataaaatataaatttttctttattaaatagTCGGATAATCAAACAGATTTTGAGATTGTAAAATCTTACGTTGAAAACAGTATCTCAAATCTTTATGAAACATTTTGTAGTACATACTGCAATAATCAAGACCTATGGGCATTAAATATGTTTTGTTCGTACATTGTAAGATGTCCTATTTCATCATTACCAACAACAGAAGGAACTCCAACACGTACAAAATAATCCAcgatataatataattaaatttttttttcaacaataataatctcATCGTTAAAAACGTTATCTCAATGAAATGAAAACTATTTCATTTGAGATAAATAATTCGAAAAATTGGCTTAAATAAAATCtctaatattaataatttgaaaaatacaattttattcttATGTCAACACTGGTGgtagttataaaataaatttaaatttattatttaaaaaaatatcattaatttctttttcaa is drawn from Aphidius gifuensis isolate YNYX2018 linkage group LG3, ASM1490517v1, whole genome shotgun sequence and contains these coding sequences:
- the LOC122852476 gene encoding proline-, glutamic acid- and leucine-rich protein 1-like, with protein sequence MAKVINLLNSLDQNNQQCDIFIKNILTVNSDLPIKKQEIDSILNSIISLINTRLNQSVTRSQGFTLLINIIPKCSKDILIKYASLWITKVIQVLENSQSTVKDITLACQTLSLLIIPCKEIQEIQKQISMQTVKQVILLISNLEKKNECGASLHLIATMLYYYKEPTEKLQSTIKKIILPLIDSDKKNLVNAGAKCYALLARATDKSFKPVSNKIKYNCWVYNQALIINSIHLIMDELFSGILQLDSVDIWAHLELSDISNDNVIDHYNELEKRFENLCIYLVTMLRGCAGKNSVSPNDVLKLLCRGLAISPENLQNDSSFKNQLLLLSLPKIHVNLMMILDAFINGFRHEIVPYGVKILKLYRQTLKWTDKFDSTQETISGSKPFKNVRIAVYKSLSCWLTNLGTLSGIDIIAEDILHFVFTDLKPEKYEISLVTQKQPNVSKRVARQLRNSEYENSAATGKAPTDKDILANAELSQAALITLQNIFNNSGCLLKPIIYKATQQLICPILDDVYTGVDKHSCYVKNETCRLNLLKLLQVILLNSHPLSSPPTQYAVKIFNKALNDNSSIIVEAAKSGLVAFEKIIHPSAPTLSLPSADTDDDNGEKNLTNKRPQRETLDRVRDILKGVEELEAQNKMIVNDEETTITEKQQIDIDNNDNSDGPTPCKQQKLKIVETITISTPADESIVETSFESIETEKNVSKNAVEETVNDQLTESLTEDESMHSCKSINENPEIDEAEPEESSNDVVHSNEDEEMEMMLKSFVDEVKSD